A genomic region of uncultured Roseibium sp. contains the following coding sequences:
- a CDS encoding helix-turn-helix domain-containing protein, with protein sequence MTDEISETCKPQVLDTVLQGVGPCDLEQFAACRPDTARVVQLSEGRFAGRLSTHEFPGISLCLEWCNQMIEKEIHLDNGNLAFSMCVDTRCPDLSYNGVTKEKDWILLQSGGDRSVLISPAESTQLTVKVSKRIFRELMDALPEIADWLNGSHAHGEILKTKFFANRLRDVCRVALEASQLPGSVERRQAFGNSLLASLVTGLTFEWLSRQAFSTYQRPRVLELFQAARQVLLKHDGEAELLSSCGLGSRRSIEKAFAELINMGPAKYSRIVRLNNSRRKLHDRTYADTSIGDIAAEEGFWDWSRFTSYYRKQFGELPSETRSKSSFPVVAPDMLAA encoded by the coding sequence ATGACTGACGAAATCAGTGAAACTTGCAAACCTCAGGTTCTGGACACCGTGCTGCAGGGAGTTGGACCGTGTGATCTGGAACAATTTGCGGCGTGCCGTCCTGACACGGCAAGAGTTGTGCAGCTCAGTGAAGGCCGTTTTGCGGGTCGGCTGTCGACCCACGAGTTTCCCGGTATCTCGCTTTGTCTCGAGTGGTGCAATCAGATGATCGAGAAGGAGATCCATCTGGACAACGGCAATCTGGCTTTCAGCATGTGTGTGGACACGCGGTGTCCCGATCTCTCCTACAACGGTGTGACCAAGGAAAAAGACTGGATTCTCCTGCAGTCAGGCGGCGACAGGAGCGTTCTGATTTCTCCGGCTGAGAGCACTCAATTGACCGTCAAGGTCAGCAAAAGGATATTTCGCGAACTAATGGATGCTCTGCCGGAGATTGCGGACTGGCTGAATGGTTCGCACGCGCATGGTGAGATTCTGAAGACGAAGTTTTTTGCGAACCGGCTCAGGGACGTCTGCCGTGTCGCGCTAGAGGCTTCGCAACTTCCCGGAAGTGTCGAGCGCCGGCAAGCATTTGGAAACAGCTTGCTGGCGAGTCTGGTAACCGGCCTGACTTTTGAATGGTTGTCGCGGCAGGCATTTTCCACCTATCAAAGGCCGCGCGTACTTGAGCTTTTCCAGGCGGCGAGGCAGGTACTTTTGAAACATGACGGGGAAGCGGAACTCTTGAGTTCGTGCGGGCTGGGTTCGCGGCGCTCAATCGAAAAAGCCTTCGCTGAGCTGATCAATATGGGACCGGCAAAATATTCGCGGATCGTGCGCTTGAACAATTCGCGCAGGAAACTGCACGACAGAACCTATGCTGATACCAGCATTGGAGACATCGCGGCTGAAGAAGGGTTTTGGGACTGGAGCAGGTTTACGTCTTACTATCGGAAACAGTTTGGCGAATTGCCTTCCGAGACACGCAGCAAATCCTCCTTTCCGGTGGTTGCACCGGACATGCTGGCCGCATGA
- the ehuA gene encoding ectoine/hydroxyectoine ABC transporter ATP-binding protein EhuA produces MDKLTAYPLELDGTDVPMVRFMNVTKKYGALTVLEDLNLDITEGEMVSIIGPSGSGKTTVLRMLMLEQINKGVIYVDGSPLTHMVKNGTLVPADRRYLRMAREPIGMCFQHFNLFPHMTALQNCMEGPVQVLGLTKQEARERSEELLQMVGMIEKRDQHPSRLSGGQQQRVAIARALAMRPKVMLFDEVTSALDPEVIGEVTNVIRKLVSEHSLTMLMVTHQMGFARDISDRVCFFFGGRIEEQGTPDELFENPQRERTQQFLSAVKSAD; encoded by the coding sequence ATGGACAAGTTGACTGCTTACCCGCTCGAACTGGATGGAACGGATGTTCCCATGGTCCGGTTCATGAACGTTACCAAGAAATATGGTGCGCTGACCGTTCTGGAAGATCTGAACCTCGACATAACCGAAGGAGAGATGGTCTCGATCATCGGTCCTTCCGGATCCGGCAAGACGACAGTTTTGCGCATGTTGATGCTGGAGCAGATCAACAAGGGTGTGATTTACGTGGATGGCAGTCCGCTCACCCACATGGTGAAGAACGGGACGCTCGTTCCTGCCGACCGGCGGTACCTTCGCATGGCGCGCGAGCCCATCGGTATGTGCTTCCAGCACTTCAACCTGTTTCCGCACATGACAGCGTTGCAGAACTGCATGGAGGGGCCGGTCCAAGTCCTTGGTCTGACGAAGCAGGAAGCGCGCGAGCGTTCCGAAGAGTTGCTTCAGATGGTCGGCATGATCGAAAAACGCGATCAGCATCCCTCGCGGCTTTCCGGGGGGCAGCAACAGCGGGTGGCAATTGCGCGCGCGCTCGCCATGCGCCCCAAGGTGATGCTCTTCGACGAGGTCACGTCGGCCCTCGACCCGGAAGTGATCGGCGAGGTGACCAACGTCATCCGCAAGCTCGTCTCCGAACACAGCCTGACGATGCTCATGGTGACCCACCAGATGGGCTTTGCGCGCGATATTTCGGACCGGGTCTGCTTCTTTTTCGGCGGAAGGATCGAAGAGCAGGGAACGCCGGACGAACTCTTCGAAAATCCGCAAAGGGAGCGCACGCAGCAGTTTCTGAGTGCCGTGAAATCCGCGGACTGA
- a CDS encoding Xaa-Pro peptidase family protein, which yields MLDHAKQKTAELQQRMGDAGIELAVFTDESSIAYLAGFWGYLGIEFGRPTLLVVRRSGAPTVITPLMESEMVAAMTWVEDIRVWEDAGQRSWARALSETLGNAPAEIWIERNSIPAIVRNFLDDTFPDCALRNISALLGDMRTIKTEFEIGVMKEAGQIAGAMMLAAHESLREGAQEFESALAVIEAGSRKAAGFLTDKGWDRFVSPMIHNLQILQSGSDTSMVHRRAGVKAYRKYDPVYFCFCNMAQFKQYKLGFDRMFHIGDVTDDARDVQEAAIAAQQAAIAAICPGVLAEEVAMAANDVYRERGYQTGYRTGRSIGVAYLEAPELKEGDKTVLKPGMTFAVDGGIAIDGVTAGRIGDSIVVTANGAEYITEYPRRILLSRH from the coding sequence ATGCTGGACCACGCAAAGCAGAAGACAGCGGAACTGCAGCAGCGCATGGGCGATGCAGGGATCGAACTTGCGGTGTTCACCGACGAAAGCTCAATCGCATATCTTGCCGGTTTCTGGGGTTATCTTGGCATAGAGTTCGGCCGCCCGACCCTGCTGGTTGTCCGCCGGAGCGGCGCTCCTACCGTCATCACCCCCCTGATGGAAAGCGAAATGGTGGCTGCGATGACCTGGGTCGAGGATATCAGGGTCTGGGAAGATGCCGGTCAGCGTAGCTGGGCACGCGCGCTTTCGGAAACGTTGGGCAATGCCCCGGCGGAAATATGGATCGAGCGGAACTCGATTCCGGCGATTGTCCGCAACTTCCTTGATGACACCTTTCCGGATTGCGCCCTCAGGAACATATCCGCGCTTCTGGGAGACATGCGCACGATCAAGACCGAGTTCGAGATCGGCGTCATGAAAGAAGCCGGGCAGATCGCCGGTGCGATGATGCTGGCGGCGCACGAGTCTCTGCGCGAAGGCGCGCAGGAATTTGAATCCGCGCTCGCCGTGATTGAAGCCGGGTCCCGAAAAGCCGCCGGTTTCCTGACGGACAAGGGTTGGGATCGGTTCGTGTCGCCGATGATCCACAATCTGCAGATCCTTCAAAGCGGCTCGGACACTTCGATGGTGCACAGACGCGCGGGCGTCAAGGCTTACCGGAAATACGATCCGGTCTATTTCTGCTTTTGCAACATGGCCCAGTTCAAACAATACAAGCTCGGCTTCGACCGTATGTTTCATATCGGCGATGTCACCGATGATGCGCGCGACGTGCAGGAAGCCGCAATTGCGGCGCAGCAGGCCGCCATCGCAGCGATATGCCCAGGCGTTCTTGCCGAAGAGGTCGCCATGGCCGCCAATGACGTTTACCGCGAACGCGGCTATCAGACGGGCTACCGAACCGGTAGGTCCATCGGTGTCGCCTATCTTGAGGCACCTGAATTGAAGGAAGGGGACAAGACGGTCCTCAAGCCCGGAATGACCTTCGCTGTCGACGGCGGGATTGCCATCGATGGTGTCACCGCCGGCCG
- the ehuD gene encoding ectoine/hydroxyectoine ABC transporter permease subunit EhuD yields the protein MEILPRLVVATGNTLMAAGAGYIIAILLGLILALAQRTPFRPVTWIVREAVEFIRSTPLVLQIFFVFYVGPQFGIRLDPWTAGMIAIGLHYSAYLSEVYRGGLDAVPKGQWEACTSLSMSMRQTYVRVIIPQALPPSVAGMGNYLVGIFKDTPMLSVIGVAELMHTANAIGSEHYRFLEPFTLVGIIFLAISLPSAGLIRLFENWVRRRIGID from the coding sequence TTGGAAATCTTGCCCCGGCTCGTTGTCGCGACGGGCAACACGCTGATGGCGGCAGGCGCCGGCTATATCATAGCCATCCTCCTCGGACTGATCCTGGCACTCGCGCAGCGAACACCTTTCAGACCGGTCACCTGGATTGTCCGCGAGGCGGTCGAGTTCATCAGATCTACGCCGCTCGTGCTGCAGATTTTCTTTGTGTTCTACGTCGGACCGCAATTCGGCATTCGACTGGATCCCTGGACCGCGGGAATGATTGCGATTGGCCTGCATTATTCCGCGTACCTCTCGGAGGTCTACCGGGGCGGGCTTGATGCCGTTCCCAAAGGCCAATGGGAGGCGTGCACGTCCCTGAGCATGTCCATGCGCCAGACCTATGTCCGCGTCATCATTCCGCAAGCCCTCCCGCCTTCGGTCGCCGGGATGGGCAATTATCTCGTCGGAATCTTCAAGGACACGCCGATGCTTTCCGTCATCGGGGTCGCCGAACTCATGCATACCGCCAACGCGATCGGCTCCGAGCACTACCGTTTCCTGGAACCGTTCACGCTCGTCGGCATCATTTTCCTTGCGATTTCCCTGCCTTCCGCCGGCCTGATCAGGCTTTTTGAAAACTGGGTGCGCCGCAGGATTGGAATTGACTGA
- the ehuC gene encoding ectoine/hydroxyectoine ABC transporter permease subunit EhuC yields MSYSEFLAEFGGRFLDGSVVTVAQFVLAAALAIAIALAFGLLKLSRHWAARGVATLYIELFRGTSLLVQLYWIFFVLPLFGVTLEKFTAGFLAVGMNLGAYGAELVRGAVRSVPKGQWEAAYALSMSPARRMWRIILPQALVIMLPGWGNLLIELLKATALVSLISVTDLMFEAKQVNSTTFLSIQAFGTALVIYYIFARFLLTPALRRLELSMARRIGKA; encoded by the coding sequence ATGTCCTATTCGGAGTTTCTTGCAGAGTTTGGCGGCCGTTTTCTGGACGGGTCGGTCGTCACGGTCGCACAGTTTGTGCTGGCCGCGGCGCTGGCGATTGCAATTGCTTTGGCCTTCGGGCTCCTCAAGCTGTCGCGCCACTGGGCTGCCCGCGGTGTGGCGACCCTCTACATCGAACTCTTCCGTGGAACCTCGCTGCTGGTCCAACTCTACTGGATCTTCTTCGTCCTGCCTCTGTTTGGTGTGACGCTGGAGAAATTCACGGCGGGATTTCTGGCGGTTGGCATGAACCTCGGAGCCTATGGCGCAGAACTTGTCCGGGGCGCCGTCCGGTCTGTACCGAAGGGGCAATGGGAAGCGGCCTACGCACTTTCCATGTCACCGGCCCGGCGAATGTGGCGCATCATTCTCCCGCAAGCGCTGGTGATCATGCTGCCGGGATGGGGAAACCTGCTGATTGAACTGCTCAAAGCCACAGCCCTGGTTTCGCTCATTTCAGTCACCGATCTGATGTTCGAAGCGAAGCAGGTCAACAGCACGACCTTTCTCTCCATACAGGCGTTCGGGACCGCTCTGGTCATCTACTACATCTTCGCACGGTTCCTTCTAACACCCGCGCTGCGACGGCTTGAGTTGTCGATGGCGCGCCGGATCGGAAAGGCCTGA
- a CDS encoding aspartate dehydrogenase, with translation MKIGIAGTGAIGLGVARALTEGGIPGCELAGISARNAERAAEVARELSTPLRNMTFDGLADACDLVVEALPPAMFDSLTRPVLASGKVLVVLSASQLLGREDLIDLASSAGGRILVPSGAMLGLDAIKAVNQGTIRSITIETRKPVAGLVNAPYIQKTGLDLSALSEATCILAGSVTDVARAFPANVNVAAALSLAGIGPDRTRMEVWADPSLSRNLHTVRVASDSSDFTMQIQNRPSAENPATGRITPQSVIALLKDLHAVMRIGT, from the coding sequence ATGAAAATCGGCATCGCCGGGACGGGAGCGATCGGACTTGGTGTCGCAAGAGCATTGACCGAAGGCGGCATCCCCGGATGCGAACTCGCGGGCATTTCGGCCCGGAACGCCGAACGGGCCGCGGAGGTCGCCCGTGAATTGTCCACCCCGCTACGCAACATGACATTTGATGGCCTGGCGGATGCGTGCGATCTCGTCGTCGAGGCCTTGCCGCCAGCGATGTTCGACAGCCTGACCCGGCCCGTACTTGCAAGCGGCAAGGTACTGGTCGTCTTGTCGGCAAGCCAGTTACTCGGGCGGGAGGACCTGATTGATTTGGCCTCGAGCGCAGGCGGACGCATTCTCGTCCCCTCCGGGGCGATGCTCGGCCTGGATGCCATCAAGGCCGTAAACCAGGGCACAATCAGGTCAATCACGATCGAGACCCGCAAGCCCGTCGCAGGCCTGGTGAACGCACCGTACATTCAAAAGACGGGACTGGATTTGAGCGCGCTCTCCGAAGCCACCTGCATCCTCGCCGGATCGGTAACGGACGTCGCGCGAGCGTTTCCGGCAAACGTGAATGTGGCAGCCGCGCTCAGCCTTGCCGGGATCGGCCCGGACCGAACGCGCATGGAGGTTTGGGCAGACCCTTCCTTGAGCCGGAACCTGCACACGGTCCGGGTTGCCTCCGACAGTTCCGATTTTACCATGCAGATTCAGAACCGGCCGAGTGCCGAAAACCCGGCAACCGGCAGGATCACGCCGCAAAGCGTCATCGCGCTTTTGAAGGATCTTCATGCAGTCATGAGAATAGGCACTTGA
- a CDS encoding transporter substrate-binding domain-containing protein, with protein sequence MTKIGKSISAAIMLIGAVSVASAGPIQDRIDAGETIRIGFANEIPWAYPGDGNEPLGFANVHALGVLKAMGYENIEPVVTEWGGLIPGLKAGRFDIITGGMYIIGSRCENISFSEPMGIFGDAFLVEAGNPKNINSYADIKGSGSLMVTGAGYNTVEAAKKEGVDETRIMQVPGPTEILAAMRAGRADAGAATYFTLLGLAEQSDGKLEVTDPNNLPDWTKNWVGIGFRSDDGDFLKAFNAAQADYLGSDAMLQAVAPFKYGKTQLPDPSVKTEWICANR encoded by the coding sequence ATGACAAAGATTGGAAAGTCGATTTCCGCCGCCATCATGCTGATTGGAGCGGTGTCTGTGGCCTCGGCCGGCCCGATTCAGGATCGCATTGATGCGGGCGAAACGATCCGCATCGGTTTTGCAAACGAAATCCCCTGGGCCTATCCGGGCGATGGCAACGAGCCGCTGGGATTTGCCAATGTGCACGCGCTCGGCGTCTTGAAGGCGATGGGATATGAGAATATCGAGCCTGTCGTCACCGAGTGGGGCGGACTGATACCGGGTCTGAAGGCGGGCCGCTTCGACATCATCACCGGCGGCATGTACATCATCGGCAGCCGGTGTGAGAACATCTCGTTCTCCGAGCCGATGGGCATCTTCGGCGACGCTTTCCTGGTCGAGGCAGGCAACCCCAAGAACATCAATAGCTATGCCGATATCAAGGGTAGCGGATCTCTCATGGTCACCGGTGCCGGCTACAACACGGTTGAGGCGGCCAAGAAAGAAGGCGTCGATGAGACCCGTATCATGCAGGTGCCCGGGCCAACCGAAATCCTTGCCGCGATGCGAGCGGGCCGTGCGGATGCCGGCGCTGCGACCTATTTCACCTTGCTTGGTCTTGCCGAGCAGTCGGACGGCAAACTTGAAGTGACCGACCCCAATAACCTGCCGGACTGGACAAAGAACTGGGTGGGCATCGGTTTCCGGTCGGACGACGGAGATTTCCTGAAAGCCTTCAACGCGGCGCAGGCCGACTATCTTGGAAGCGATGCGATGCTTCAGGCCGTGGCACCGTTCAAATACGGAAAGACCCAGTTGCCGGACCCGAGCGTGAAGACCGAGTGGATCTGCGCAAATCGATGA